In Clostridium swellfunianum, a genomic segment contains:
- a CDS encoding energy-coupling factor ABC transporter ATP-binding protein, with amino-acid sequence MINLSNVNFNYKEIHALKDINLRIQKGEAVALIGPNGSGKSTFLKLINGIVFPMQGVYSFEGKEINENTLQDSKFSKLFHKKIGFVFQNSETQLFCSTVYEEIAFGPRQMGLKEQEIDLRVNDCLKLLNIEELKDRTPYNLSGGEKKRVAIASVLSLNPEVLVLDEPMNGLDPKTKRFLRELLLKLNAAGKTLICSTHDFEYVEGVFKRAIVFSKEHSVIRDEDYKAVINDEEFLTANNIK; translated from the coding sequence ATGATAAATTTAAGCAATGTGAACTTCAATTATAAAGAGATTCATGCTCTAAAAGATATAAATTTAAGGATACAAAAGGGAGAGGCCGTGGCTTTGATTGGTCCTAACGGCAGCGGAAAGTCTACCTTTTTAAAGCTTATAAATGGTATTGTTTTTCCTATGCAGGGGGTCTACAGCTTTGAAGGAAAAGAGATTAATGAAAATACACTGCAGGATAGCAAGTTTTCTAAGCTTTTTCATAAGAAAATAGGCTTTGTTTTTCAAAATTCGGAGACGCAGCTATTCTGTTCCACAGTTTATGAAGAAATAGCTTTTGGACCAAGACAAATGGGCCTAAAGGAGCAGGAGATCGACTTAAGAGTTAATGACTGTCTCAAGCTTTTAAATATTGAGGAGCTTAAGGATAGAACACCATATAATTTAAGTGGCGGCGAAAAGAAAAGGGTTGCAATAGCTAGTGTACTTTCTCTTAATCCTGAGGTTTTGGTTTTAGATGAGCCTATGAATGGTTTGGATCCTAAGACAAAACGATTTTTAAGAGAGCTTCTTTTAAAGTTAAATGCTGCAGGAAAAACATTAATTTGCTCAACACATGATTTTGAATATGTTGAAGGTGTTTTCAAGCGTGCCATTGTATTTTCTAAAGAGCACAGTGTTATAAGAGATGAAGACTATAAAGCTGTAATAAATGACGAAGAATTTTTAACAGCTAACAATATAAAGTAA
- a CDS encoding energy-coupling factor transporter transmembrane component T family protein produces MGEWLFKEDDYSPQEDKDKFVDKSIFSILKVLSKIKKEDSKIKAKGFYKLSPILKLPFTIAVIVFVSLSRSKLFLGLVCVFTLLSLLLLKKEDYKRIFLTVTIFSLFTAVMLMPSILMGNLENSVLMIIKVFTTIVLANILSYSTRWNELSKALKLFFIPDIFILVLELTLRYIYILGEEAAEMLQALKLKSVGKNDKKYGSLSAIAGNLFLKSKDMGEELYSAMECRGFTGEYGTGLRIKVGIGDMIYIAYNAVLITAYFFI; encoded by the coding sequence TTGGGTGAGTGGCTTTTTAAAGAAGATGACTATAGTCCTCAGGAGGATAAGGACAAGTTTGTTGATAAGAGTATATTTTCAATATTAAAGGTGCTTTCTAAAATTAAGAAAGAAGACTCGAAGATTAAGGCTAAAGGCTTTTATAAATTAAGCCCAATCCTAAAGCTTCCGTTTACTATTGCAGTGATAGTTTTTGTTTCGTTATCTAGAAGTAAATTATTTTTAGGTTTAGTTTGCGTTTTTACTTTACTTAGTCTGCTTTTATTAAAGAAAGAGGACTATAAAAGGATATTTTTAACTGTAACAATATTTTCACTATTTACAGCTGTAATGCTTATGCCTTCTATACTTATGGGAAATTTAGAAAATAGTGTGCTAATGATAATAAAAGTTTTTACTACAATAGTTTTAGCTAATATTCTTTCTTACAGTACAAGATGGAATGAGCTCTCCAAGGCTCTAAAGCTGTTTTTCATTCCTGATATATTCATACTTGTGCTGGAGCTTACTTTAAGATACATATATATTTTGGGAGAAGAAGCAGCAGAAATGCTACAAGCACTTAAACTAAAGTCTGTTGGAAAAAATGATAAAAAGTATGGTTCACTTTCAGCAATAGCTGGAAATCTATTTTTAAAATCTAAGGATATGGGTGAGGAACTATACTCTGCTATGGAATGCAGAGGGTTTACGGGGGAATATGGCACAGGTTTAAGAATAAAGGTTGGAATTGGCGATATGATTTATATAGCTTATAATGCCGTCCTTATCACAGCGTATTTTTTTATTTAG
- a CDS encoding [Fe-Fe] hydrogenase large subunit C-terminal domain-containing protein, translating to MELINFSKANCRSCYKCLRSCPVKAIRIKNDQAKIVEDRCVACGQCLVVCPQNARQIKSDLFKIKNAILTGKTTIAIVAPSFAGAFSMEAPGQLVSALKKLGFDRVEEVALGAQIVTNLYNEYMNSTEKKNFITTSCPSVNYLIETYYPTLVDYLIPVDSPMLAHGKVLKNEYPDCFVTFVGPCTAKKFESVDKGNLGIIDAVLTFDELHKLLEERKIDLNNVTPTSFDKNGTLTGRLFPVPGKLSLEFKSDKLSHYENITVDGMDRCVQLFNAMEKGDIDNVIVEALACRGGCINGPAMPKDEIDFFSRKRSINKYLKENMENAAPCNLESIASINFTKEFKDKSLEPSVIDEEKITQILHKLGKYTPSDELNCGVCGYNTCREKAQAVLDGMAELNMCIHYIRNKAESITNVVFETSPNAIFTLDEDLLVKDFNPASESMFKVKYEDIKNKHICLLMDDSNFYKVKDSKENIVGNRVTIPELDLVVLENIIYLENHGMFLVIINDITMQEKSKGELAIVKEKTLDAAQAVIEKQMRVAQEIASLLGETTAETKVILTKLKAIALGEMSGGK from the coding sequence ATGGAACTTATCAATTTTTCCAAAGCAAATTGCAGAAGCTGCTATAAATGCCTTCGTTCCTGCCCTGTTAAAGCAATTAGAATAAAAAATGACCAAGCCAAAATAGTTGAAGACAGGTGTGTAGCCTGCGGCCAATGCCTAGTGGTTTGTCCCCAAAATGCAAGGCAGATAAAATCAGATTTATTCAAAATAAAAAATGCAATTCTTACGGGTAAAACTACTATTGCTATAGTTGCTCCTTCCTTTGCTGGTGCCTTCAGTATGGAAGCTCCTGGTCAGCTTGTATCAGCATTAAAAAAACTTGGCTTTGATCGAGTTGAGGAAGTTGCTTTAGGTGCTCAAATAGTCACTAATCTTTATAATGAGTACATGAACAGCACAGAAAAGAAAAATTTTATAACAACAAGCTGCCCTTCTGTTAATTATTTAATAGAAACCTACTATCCAACTTTGGTAGATTATTTAATACCTGTTGATTCTCCTATGCTTGCTCACGGAAAGGTTTTAAAAAATGAATACCCTGATTGCTTTGTAACCTTTGTTGGTCCTTGTACTGCTAAAAAATTCGAAAGCGTAGATAAGGGCAATTTAGGTATTATTGATGCTGTTTTAACCTTCGATGAACTTCATAAGCTGCTTGAAGAAAGGAAAATAGATTTAAATAATGTTACGCCTACGTCTTTTGATAAAAATGGAACTTTAACTGGGCGTTTATTTCCGGTTCCAGGCAAGCTGAGCTTAGAATTTAAAAGCGACAAACTGAGCCATTATGAAAATATAACTGTAGATGGAATGGACAGGTGCGTTCAGCTTTTTAATGCTATGGAAAAAGGCGACATTGACAATGTTATAGTTGAAGCCCTAGCCTGTAGAGGCGGCTGTATAAATGGCCCTGCTATGCCTAAAGACGAAATTGATTTCTTTTCAAGAAAAAGAAGCATAAATAAATATTTAAAGGAAAACATGGAAAATGCAGCTCCTTGTAACCTTGAGAGCATAGCATCAATCAATTTTACTAAAGAATTTAAAGATAAAAGCTTAGAGCCAAGCGTTATAGATGAAGAGAAGATAACTCAAATTCTTCACAAGCTTGGCAAGTATACACCTTCTGATGAGCTTAACTGCGGGGTATGCGGTTATAATACTTGTCGTGAAAAAGCTCAAGCTGTACTAGACGGAATGGCTGAACTGAATATGTGTATTCACTATATTAGAAACAAAGCAGAAAGTATAACAAATGTTGTCTTTGAAACCTCACCAAATGCTATTTTTACCTTAGATGAAGATTTGCTTGTGAAAGATTTTAATCCAGCCTCTGAAAGTATGTTTAAAGTTAAGTACGAAGATATTAAAAACAAACATATATGCCTGTTGATGGATGACAGCAACTTTTACAAGGTTAAAGACTCAAAAGAAAACATAGTAGGAAATAGAGTTACTATTCCTGAACTTGACCTTGTTGTCCTTGAAAATATAATATATTTAGAAAATCACGGTATGTTTTTGGTTATCATAAACGATATAACAATGCAGGAAAAAAGCAAGGGTGAACTGGCTATAGTTAAAGAAAAAACCTTAGATGCCGCTCAAGCAGTTATCGAAAAGCAAATGAGAGTTGCACAGGAGATAGCAAGTCTGCTTGGAGAAACTACCGCAGAGACAAAAGTTATCTTAACAAAGCTTAAAGCTATAGCACTTGGAGAAATGAGTGGTGGGAAATGA
- a CDS encoding SpoIIE family protein phosphatase translates to MSYFIDVAYNSLNKNGEELCGDKVEVIKTSEGVIIVMADGLGSGVKANILATLTSKIAGTMLKEGLSIYETVDTIAHTLPVCSVRQLAYCTFTIIKILNDGNVHAIEYDNPAYFLIKDGIITVPEKKEITIEDKHITESHFKLEVNDVLTVVSDGAIHAGVGAILNLGWQWNNVADYLEALAPVESCSANISKDLIQTCQKLYAGKPGDDTTVVSVTIRQPEIVTIFTGPPKKTENDKLVIQKLIKNTGIKVVCGGTAANIAARELNEKITVDLEYYDPSVPPTAKIKGIDLVTEGVLTLSKAVEKMNTYINSSLDDKISLNLDGKDGASRLARLLIENCTHLRLLVGKAINPAHQNPDFPYELSIKVRVVELLIQAMKSLGKEVEIEYI, encoded by the coding sequence ATGAGTTATTTTATAGACGTAGCATATAACAGCTTAAATAAAAATGGAGAAGAACTTTGTGGAGATAAGGTTGAAGTTATAAAAACTTCTGAAGGAGTAATCATAGTTATGGCCGACGGCCTTGGCAGCGGTGTTAAGGCAAATATACTTGCAACCTTAACCTCCAAAATTGCAGGAACAATGCTTAAGGAAGGTCTTAGTATTTATGAAACAGTAGATACAATAGCTCATACTCTGCCTGTTTGCAGCGTAAGACAGCTGGCTTACTGCACTTTTACAATAATAAAAATTTTAAATGATGGTAATGTCCATGCTATTGAGTATGATAATCCTGCTTATTTTTTAATAAAGGATGGAATTATTACCGTTCCAGAAAAAAAGGAAATTACTATAGAAGATAAGCATATAACAGAAAGTCACTTTAAGCTTGAGGTAAATGATGTACTTACTGTTGTTAGTGATGGAGCAATTCACGCAGGGGTTGGTGCTATCTTGAATCTTGGCTGGCAATGGAATAATGTTGCAGATTATCTTGAGGCGCTTGCACCAGTTGAAAGCTGTTCTGCAAATATTTCAAAAGACTTAATTCAAACCTGTCAAAAGCTTTATGCAGGAAAACCTGGAGATGACACTACAGTTGTTTCAGTTACTATAAGGCAGCCTGAAATAGTTACTATATTCACTGGTCCGCCTAAAAAAACTGAAAATGATAAGCTTGTCATACAAAAGCTTATAAAAAATACCGGCATAAAGGTAGTCTGCGGCGGTACAGCTGCTAATATAGCTGCACGAGAGCTTAATGAAAAAATCACTGTTGATTTGGAGTATTATGACCCTTCAGTACCCCCAACTGCCAAGATAAAAGGAATAGATTTAGTAACAGAAGGTGTGTTAACCCTTAGTAAAGCAGTTGAGAAAATGAATACCTATATAAACAGCTCCCTTGATGATAAAATATCCTTAAACCTAGATGGCAAGGACGGTGCGTCCAGGCTAGCACGGCTTCTTATAGAAAACTGTACTCATTTGAGGCTGTTGGTAGGGAAAGCAATAAATCCTGCTCACCAAAACCCAGATTTTCCTTATGAATTAAGTATTAAAGTGAGAGTTGTTGAACTACTAATCCAAGCAATGAAAAGCTTAGGAAAAGAAGTTGAAATTGAATATATATAA
- a CDS encoding LacI family DNA-binding transcriptional regulator yields MAASIKDVAKEAGVSIATVSRVLNDVDVVNEETKKKVQEAIKKLGYRPNIVARSLKTQKSRTIGIIIPDISNQFYPEIVRGAEDVSNIYNYNIMLCNTDLDPDKEMEYLRVLKEKMVDGVIYMSNSLEPAIIDLVKSLEMPVVLVETTDRANTFPSVTIDNEKGALDATEFLIKNGNKRIGYVGTHEDVVNAAAYRFQGYKAALEKHNMEFDKNICYFSGLKANDGYEGIKEIVKKADIDAVFCASDEIAMGVINGLREEGKRVPEDVEVMGFNDIYSASIFYPKLTTVVQPMYDMGSVGMRMLIKIINGAELVQHHFVLPHEVVKRDSCKK; encoded by the coding sequence GTGGCGGCCTCAATTAAGGATGTTGCGAAGGAAGCAGGAGTATCTATTGCCACTGTTTCTAGAGTTTTAAATGATGTAGATGTTGTTAATGAAGAGACTAAGAAAAAAGTTCAAGAAGCTATAAAAAAGTTAGGCTATAGACCTAATATTGTTGCAAGAAGTTTAAAGACTCAAAAGAGTAGAACAATCGGAATAATAATACCTGACATATCAAACCAGTTTTATCCTGAAATAGTTAGAGGAGCAGAGGATGTTTCTAATATTTATAACTACAATATTATGCTCTGCAATACTGACCTTGATCCGGACAAGGAAATGGAATATCTTAGAGTTTTAAAGGAAAAGATGGTTGATGGAGTTATCTATATGAGTAATTCCTTGGAGCCAGCTATAATTGATTTGGTAAAAAGCTTAGAGATGCCAGTAGTTTTAGTTGAGACTACAGATAGGGCAAATACTTTCCCAAGCGTTACTATTGATAATGAAAAGGGAGCTTTAGATGCAACTGAATTCCTTATAAAGAATGGTAATAAGAGAATTGGCTATGTAGGAACACATGAGGACGTAGTTAATGCTGCTGCATATAGGTTTCAGGGCTATAAAGCTGCTCTTGAGAAGCATAATATGGAATTTGATAAGAACATATGTTACTTTAGCGGCTTGAAGGCTAATGATGGCTATGAAGGAATAAAAGAGATTGTAAAGAAGGCAGATATAGATGCTGTTTTCTGTGCAAGCGATGAGATAGCCATGGGAGTAATAAATGGACTTAGAGAAGAAGGCAAAAGAGTTCCTGAAGATGTAGAGGTTATGGGCTTTAATGATATATACAGCGCATCAATCTTTTATCCAAAGCTAACTACAGTTGTACAGCCAATGTATGATATGGGTTCAGTTGGGATGAGAATGCTTATTAAGATAATAAATGGGGCTGAACTGGTTCAACATCATTTCGTACTGCCTCATGAAGTTGTAAAAAGAGATTCCTGCAAAAAGTAA
- a CDS encoding formate/nitrite transporter family protein: MYSSDVENVVHYAEKKAKVVKNDTAGYLTAAALAGMFVGISFIFIFIVGAYLHAANSPAYKIVMGISFPIALSLVMVAGSELFTGTNMVMMIGALEKKTSWLDALKVWAASWIGNFIGSIVTVGLFLATGILKGDFSKFIIEGAHGKVSPTSLQIFARGILCNILVCLGVWCFYKLKDETAKLIMIFWCIFAFITSGFEHSVANMTLLPLAAILSHGVEVTVGAVVHNLIFATLGNIVGGAVFVGLPYWFISKQKKNAVAYKNNSENV; the protein is encoded by the coding sequence ATGTATAGTTCAGATGTAGAAAATGTAGTTCACTACGCTGAAAAAAAAGCGAAGGTTGTAAAAAATGATACAGCTGGTTATTTAACAGCTGCAGCTTTAGCTGGAATGTTTGTAGGTATTTCTTTTATATTTATTTTTATTGTTGGTGCATATCTCCATGCAGCAAATTCGCCAGCATATAAGATAGTTATGGGAATTTCCTTTCCAATAGCTTTAAGCCTTGTTATGGTTGCAGGCTCAGAGCTGTTTACAGGAACAAACATGGTCATGATGATTGGTGCTTTAGAAAAGAAGACAAGCTGGCTGGATGCTCTTAAGGTTTGGGCAGCAAGCTGGATAGGAAATTTTATAGGTTCCATAGTTACTGTTGGATTATTTTTAGCAACTGGTATTTTAAAGGGCGATTTCAGCAAATTTATCATTGAAGGGGCTCATGGCAAGGTTAGTCCAACCTCACTTCAAATTTTTGCAAGAGGAATACTTTGTAATATATTAGTTTGCTTGGGCGTTTGGTGTTTTTACAAGCTAAAGGATGAGACTGCTAAGCTTATTATGATATTTTGGTGTATATTTGCTTTCATAACCTCAGGTTTTGAGCATAGTGTTGCAAACATGACTCTTTTACCGCTAGCAGCAATACTTTCTCATGGAGTAGAGGTAACAGTTGGGGCAGTAGTTCACAATTTAATATTTGCTACTTTGGGAAATATAGTTGGGGGAGCAGTATTTGTAGGACTTCCTTATTGGTTTATATCAAAGCAAAAAAAGAATGCAGTAGCTTATAAAAATAATTCAGAAAATGTATAG
- a CDS encoding ZIP family metal transporter: protein MFEWFSNLNHITQALIATLFTWGVTAVGAALVFFFKTVNKKVLDAMMGFAAGVMIAASFWSLLSPAIEMTESSGGITWLPAVTGFMAGGIFLRLIDKVLPHLHVGFPKEEAEGIKTSWQRSVLLVLAITLHNIPEGLAVGVAFGALNAGLPSASLSGAIALAIGIGLQNFPEGASVSLPLRREGYSRAKSFVFGQFSGMVEPIAGVLGALLVTVAKSILPYALSFAAGAMIFVVVEELIPESQLDKNTDIATLGTMLGFAVMMFLDVALG from the coding sequence ATGTTTGAATGGTTTTCTAATTTAAATCACATTACTCAGGCTTTGATTGCCACCTTATTTACTTGGGGAGTAACAGCTGTAGGTGCAGCACTGGTATTTTTCTTTAAAACTGTAAACAAAAAAGTATTGGATGCAATGATGGGTTTTGCTGCAGGAGTTATGATTGCAGCAAGCTTTTGGTCTCTTCTGTCTCCTGCTATTGAAATGACTGAAAGCTCAGGAGGTATTACTTGGCTTCCTGCGGTGACAGGGTTCATGGCTGGTGGAATATTTCTTAGGTTAATTGATAAGGTTCTTCCACATCTTCACGTAGGTTTTCCAAAGGAAGAAGCTGAAGGCATAAAAACAAGCTGGCAAAGAAGTGTGCTTTTAGTACTAGCTATAACCCTGCATAATATCCCTGAGGGGTTAGCTGTAGGTGTAGCTTTTGGAGCACTTAACGCTGGTCTTCCATCTGCTTCTCTTTCAGGAGCTATTGCACTTGCCATAGGAATAGGACTTCAAAATTTTCCTGAAGGTGCCTCTGTATCCCTTCCTCTTAGAAGAGAAGGCTATTCAAGAGCAAAAAGTTTTGTTTTCGGTCAGTTTTCCGGTATGGTAGAACCTATAGCTGGCGTGCTTGGTGCCCTATTAGTTACAGTTGCAAAATCCATACTTCCCTATGCACTTTCCTTTGCTGCTGGAGCTATGATATTTGTTGTAGTTGAGGAGCTCATTCCAGAATCTCAACTTGATAAGAATACCGATATAGCAACCCTTGGAACTATGCTTGGCTTTGCTGTAATGATGTTTTTGGATGTTGCTCTTGGCTAA
- a CDS encoding CapA family protein, translating into MRKKLISVVVLTMLLSVADCSKNIAVQGLTLVNKSDAQVSEAKESMPNLNSIAQEINEINSEQIIEEKQEEKTITIASVGDIMMHDAQIKSGALSNGNYDYSRMFKSIKPYIEKADFALGNLETTFSGKEKSYTGYPQFNSPEILAQNIRDAGFDLVTTANNHSLDRRFYGIEKTIENLDKAGLLHTGTFKTKEDSQGILIEDIKGIKVAFLAYTYGTNGITVPEKFAVNLIDRSKMLEEIKKAKYLKADIVIASVHFGIEYVTKQNKTQEDIVNFLFNSGVDIVLGSHPHVLQPAVMKSVKDIYGIEKDRFVIYSQGNILANMPERYKDSGVILNLEIKKNCNGTVIEKVEYIPTVVDAYYNSEAKKTTFEILPIFSQEDYSKHIQNAVIRQSFKDSTAILQSTNPKIALKTKE; encoded by the coding sequence ATGCGTAAAAAACTTATTTCGGTGGTTGTCTTGACCATGCTGCTGTCTGTAGCCGATTGCAGCAAGAACATAGCAGTTCAAGGGTTGACTCTAGTTAATAAGTCGGATGCTCAGGTCAGTGAAGCTAAAGAAAGCATGCCTAACCTGAATAGTATTGCTCAGGAAATTAATGAAATTAATTCTGAACAAATAATTGAAGAAAAGCAAGAAGAGAAAACAATAACTATAGCTTCTGTAGGAGATATTATGATGCATGATGCACAAATCAAGTCGGGAGCTCTTAGTAATGGAAATTATGATTACAGTAGGATGTTTAAAAGCATTAAACCATATATTGAAAAAGCAGATTTTGCTCTAGGAAATTTGGAAACGACTTTTTCAGGTAAGGAAAAAAGCTATACTGGGTATCCACAATTTAATTCTCCTGAAATATTGGCACAAAATATTAGAGATGCGGGCTTTGATTTAGTAACAACAGCTAATAATCATAGTCTGGACAGAAGATTTTACGGCATAGAAAAAACTATAGAAAATCTTGATAAAGCGGGGCTTTTACATACAGGTACCTTTAAGACAAAGGAAGACAGTCAGGGAATTTTAATTGAAGATATCAAGGGTATTAAGGTAGCATTTTTAGCCTATACCTATGGAACCAATGGCATAACAGTTCCGGAAAAATTTGCAGTTAACTTAATAGATAGAAGTAAAATGCTTGAAGAAATAAAAAAGGCAAAATATTTGAAGGCTGATATAGTAATAGCAAGTGTGCATTTTGGAATCGAATATGTTACAAAGCAAAACAAAACTCAGGAAGACATAGTGAATTTTTTATTTAACAGCGGAGTAGATATTGTATTAGGAAGTCATCCTCATGTGCTTCAGCCAGCTGTTATGAAAAGTGTAAAAGATATATACGGTATAGAAAAGGATAGATTTGTAATTTATTCTCAAGGAAACATATTAGCTAATATGCCTGAAAGATATAAGGATAGCGGAGTTATCCTGAATTTGGAGATAAAGAAGAATTGTAATGGTACAGTAATTGAAAAGGTAGAATATATTCCCACTGTCGTAGATGCTTATTATAATTCAGAAGCAAAAAAAACTACCTTTGAAATCTTACCTATTTTTAGTCAAGAGGATTATTCAAAACATATTCAAAATGCCGTTATAAGGCAATCTTTTAAGGATTCTACAGCAATTTTACAATCCACCAATCCTAAGATAGCATTAAAAACAAAAGAATAA